Proteins encoded within one genomic window of Streptomyces sp. NBC_01314:
- a CDS encoding IS701 family transposase, translating to MSAPAARTAVAAPPLPAAGRTGAPAAVRDRAARFPVPCAPDPAAASRRPAGPGPAALAAPDRVADLSQRVLWSMPRRDQRRSGELYVRGLLRATGRKTIRNIASHTGVPADIQRLHHLVTASTWRWSPVRGALARHMGELLDPVAWVLHTATTPRAGPGGVGVDAHCADPRTGRWVNARRSVGLWAATEWGGYPVDWHLELTARWAEDAVLRERAGIPQDARVLDAAAAGVDLAMTTARTAGPPRRPVVLDARPTAAGPLAARLGAGGLPYLLRISASQLLTPVAADGPARGPALTARQLAGAVPWGRWNRVCAAGPGTGPREIARVTCRAADVPGRPRQRQRQILLVDRDARGPAHGGYWLTDLGHLSDAALLRLAAAPARLAQDVSVTGGRVGLYDFEGRTFAGWHRHMTLASVAHAAVVLLRARGRSELRGRSELWPPAPEGAGTRPGRQP from the coding sequence ATGAGCGCGCCCGCCGCGCGGACCGCCGTGGCGGCTCCCCCGCTCCCGGCGGCAGGCCGCACCGGCGCCCCGGCCGCCGTCAGGGACCGGGCCGCCCGGTTCCCGGTGCCCTGCGCACCGGATCCGGCCGCCGCATCCCGGCGGCCGGCCGGGCCCGGGCCCGCCGCCCTGGCGGCCCCCGACCGGGTCGCCGACCTGTCCCAGCGGGTGCTGTGGTCCATGCCGCGCCGCGACCAGCGGCGCAGCGGCGAGCTGTATGTCCGGGGGCTGCTGCGCGCCACGGGCCGCAAGACCATCCGCAACATCGCCTCCCACACCGGGGTGCCGGCCGACATCCAGCGGCTGCACCACCTGGTCACCGCCTCGACGTGGCGGTGGAGTCCGGTGCGCGGTGCTCTCGCCCGTCACATGGGCGAACTGCTGGACCCCGTCGCCTGGGTGCTGCACACCGCGACCACGCCGCGTGCGGGGCCGGGCGGCGTGGGTGTCGACGCCCACTGCGCGGACCCGCGCACCGGACGGTGGGTCAATGCGCGGCGGTCCGTGGGGCTGTGGGCGGCCACCGAGTGGGGCGGCTACCCGGTCGACTGGCACCTGGAGCTCACCGCCCGCTGGGCCGAGGACGCCGTGCTGCGCGAGCGGGCCGGTATCCCCCAGGACGCCCGCGTGCTGGACGCGGCCGCCGCCGGTGTCGACCTGGCGATGACCACCGCCCGTACGGCGGGCCCGCCTCGCCGTCCGGTCGTCCTGGACGCCCGGCCCACCGCGGCGGGCCCGCTCGCCGCCCGGCTCGGCGCGGGCGGCCTGCCCTATCTGCTGCGCATCAGTGCCTCGCAGCTCCTGACGCCCGTCGCCGCCGACGGTCCGGCACGCGGCCCCGCGCTCACCGCGCGGCAGCTGGCGGGCGCGGTGCCCTGGGGCCGCTGGAACCGCGTGTGCGCGGCCGGGCCGGGGACGGGGCCCCGTGAGATCGCCCGGGTGACGTGCCGGGCCGCCGACGTGCCGGGCCGGCCCCGGCAGCGGCAGCGGCAGATCCTGCTGGTGGACAGGGATGCCCGCGGCCCGGCGCACGGCGGGTACTGGCTCACCGATCTCGGCCATCTGTCCGACGCCGCGCTGCTGCGTCTGGCCGCGGCACCCGCGCGGCTGGCCCAGGACGTGAGCGTGACGGGCGGCCGGGTCGGTCTGTACGACTTCGAGGGCCGCACCTTCGCCGGCTGGCACCGCCACATGACGCTCGCCTCGGTGGCCCACGCCGCCGTTGTCCTGCTGCGGGCCCGGGGGCGGAGCGAGCTTCGGGGGCGCAGCGAGCTGTGGCCGCCGGCGCCCGAGGGTGCCGGCACCCGTCCGGGGAGGCAGCCGTGA
- a CDS encoding 3-dehydroquinate synthase — MTFSMHPDTAPTTLRATGGAPYPVVVGTGLHEHVEPLLGDSATRVALIHPPALAAAARRIAGDLERHGRQVLELVVPPGESAKDAGVLVYLWSRLAEVGFTSCDAVVAVGGGATTDLAGFLAATWQRGLRLVLVPSTLLGMAGAALGGQSSLNVPQGKNLVGALHQPAGVVCDLDLLTTLPLAEYVSGLAEVVKAGLIADPALLDLIEADPRAAADPAGGRTAELVEGAVRAKSALLGTDPPAGGPREFLDYGHTLGHAIEHAEGYRIRHGHAVSIGMVYAAELAHAAGRLSAPHVLRHRSILESLGLPTSYPRHAWERLRASLGLDDHARGGRLAFVVLDAPGRPGLLQGPGPELLQAAWARVGG; from the coding sequence GTGACCTTTTCCATGCATCCGGACACCGCCCCGACGACCCTGCGGGCGACCGGCGGGGCACCGTACCCCGTCGTCGTCGGCACCGGCCTGCACGAGCACGTCGAGCCGCTGCTCGGCGACAGCGCGACGCGGGTGGCGCTCATACATCCGCCGGCGCTGGCCGCCGCCGCCCGGCGGATCGCCGGCGACCTCGAACGGCACGGCCGTCAGGTGCTGGAGCTGGTGGTGCCGCCCGGCGAGTCCGCCAAGGACGCCGGTGTCCTGGTGTATCTGTGGTCCCGGCTCGCCGAAGTGGGTTTCACCTCCTGCGATGCCGTCGTGGCCGTCGGCGGCGGCGCCACCACCGACCTCGCCGGTTTCCTCGCCGCCACCTGGCAGCGGGGCCTGCGCCTGGTGCTGGTGCCCTCCACCCTGCTGGGCATGGCCGGTGCCGCGCTCGGAGGCCAGAGCTCCCTCAACGTCCCCCAGGGCAAGAACCTGGTCGGCGCCCTGCACCAGCCGGCCGGCGTCGTGTGCGACCTGGACCTGCTCACGACGCTGCCGCTCGCCGAGTACGTCAGCGGCCTCGCCGAGGTGGTCAAGGCGGGGCTGATCGCCGACCCCGCGCTCCTGGACCTGATCGAGGCGGACCCGCGGGCGGCCGCCGATCCCGCGGGCGGGCGCACCGCGGAGCTGGTCGAAGGCGCCGTGCGGGCCAAGAGCGCCCTGCTGGGCACCGACCCGCCCGCCGGCGGCCCGCGGGAGTTCCTCGACTACGGCCACACCCTGGGCCACGCCATCGAGCACGCGGAGGGCTACCGCATCCGGCACGGTCACGCGGTGTCCATCGGCATGGTGTACGCCGCCGAACTCGCGCACGCGGCGGGACGGCTGAGCGCACCGCACGTGCTGCGCCACCGCAGCATCCTGGAGTCGCTGGGACTGCCCACCTCCTACCCGCGGCATGCCTGGGAGCGGCTGCGTGCCTCGCTCGGCCTGGACGACCACGCCCGCGGCGGACGGCTCGCCTTCGTCGTCCTGGACGCGCCGGGCCGTCCCGGACTGCTGCAGGGCCCCGGTCCCGAACTGCTGCAGGCGGCGTGGGCCCGGGTGGGAGGATGA